One part of the Ranitomeya imitator isolate aRanImi1 chromosome 10, aRanImi1.pri, whole genome shotgun sequence genome encodes these proteins:
- the LOC138651559 gene encoding uncharacterized protein codes for MSSRSLPVTLLDPTWSKPRSPGQPCTTGKPHPTLHQHPTIQNYTRTTQNYTNTPSPRITPTPYHPELHQQPAIQNYTHTQNYTNTPPSRITPALPRITPTPYHPELHQHPTTQNYTNTQPSRITPTPRITPTPNHPEFHQHPTIQKYTNTQPSRITPTPNHPELHPHPELHQHPTTQNYTHTQPSRITPTPNHPEFHQHPTIQNYTNTPPPRITPTPHHPELHQHPTIQNYTRTTQNYTNTLPPRITPTPHHPELHQHPTIQNYTNTPPPRITPTPHHPELHQHPTIQNYTRTTQNYTNTLPPRITPTPHHPELHQHPTIQNYTNTQPSRITPTPRITPTPHHPELHQHPTTQNYTRTPLPRITPTPHHPELHQHPTIQNYTNTPSPRITPTPHHPELHQHPTIQNYTRTTQNYTNTPSPRITPTPHHPELHPHPTTQNYTNTPSPRITPTPHHPELHQHPITQNYTNTPPPRITPTPHHPELHQHPITQNYTNTPSPRITPTPHHPELHQHPITQNYTNTPPPRITPTPHYPELNPHPTTQNYTNTPPFRMTPALPRITPTPHHPELHLHPTTQNYTHTPLPRIKPAPYHPELHQHPTIQNDTRTTQNYTNTPPPRITPAPHHPELHQHPTTQNYTNTPPPRITPALPRITPTPHHPELHLHPTTQNYTSIPPPRITPTPHHPELHPHPALHQHPTTQNYTQPSRITPAPHHPELHQHPTIQNYTRTPPPRITPTPHHPELHQHPTTQNTPTPRITPAPHHPELHPHPTTQNYTCTPPPRIHQHPELHPHPTTQNYTRTPPPRITPARHHPQYTNTPPPRITPAPSHPELHPHPTTQNYTSIPPSELHQHPTTHNTPTQNYTHTPPPRITPAPHHPELHQHPTTQNYTSTPPPTIHPPRITPTPHHPELHQHPTTQNYIRTLPPRITPAPHHPEYTHPKLHPHPTTQN; via the coding sequence ATGAGCTCCAGATCCCTCCCAGTCACGCTACTGGACCCTACCTGGAGCAAACCTCGAAGTCCTGGGCAACCGTGCACCACTGGCAAACCACACCCCACGCTACACCAACACCCCACCATCCAGAATTACACCCGCACTACCCAGAATTACACCAACACCCCATCACCCAGAATTACACCAACACCCTACCATCCAGAATTACACCAACAGCCAGCCATCCAGAATTACACCCACACCCAGAATTACACCAACACCCCACCATCCAGAATTACACCCGCACTACCCAGAATTACACCAACACCCTACCACCCAGAATTACACCAACACCCCACCACCCAGAATTACACCAACACCCAACCATCCAGAATTACACCCACACCCAGAATTACACCAACACCCAACCATCCAGAATTTCACCAACACCCAACCATCCAGAAATACACCAACACCCAGCCATCCAGAATTACACCAACACCCAACCATCCAGAATTACACCCACACCCAGAATTACACCAACACCCAACGACCCAGAATTACACCCACACCCAACCATCCAGAATTACACCCACACCCAACCATCCAGAATTTCACCAACACCCCACCATCCAGAATTACACCAACACCCCACCACCCAGAATTACACCAACACCCCACCATCCAGAATTACACCAACACCCCACCATCCAGAATTACACCCGCACTACCCAGAATTACACCAACACCCTACCACCCAGAATTACACCCACACCCCACCACCCAGAATTACACCAACACCCCACCATCCAGAATTACACCAACACCCCACCACCCAGAATTACACCAACACCCCACCATCCAGAATTACACCAACACCCCACCATCCAGAATTACACCCGCACTACCCAGAATTACACCAACACCCTACCACCCAGAATTACTCCCACACCCCACCATCCAGAATTACACCAACACCCAACCATCCAGAATTACACCAACACCCAACCATCCAGAATTACACCCACACCCAGAATTACACCAACACCCCATCACCCAGAATTACACCAACACCCCACCACCCAGAATTACACCCGCACCCCACTACCCAGAATTACACCAACACCCCATCACCCAGAATTACACCAACACCCCACCATCCAGAATTACACCAACACCCCATCACCCAGAATTACACCAACACCCCATCACCCAGAATTACACCAACACCCCACCATCCAGAATTACACCCGCACTACCCAGAATTACACCAACACCCCATCACCCAGAATTACACCAACACCCCACCACCCAGAATTACACCCGCACCCCACTACCCAGAATTACACCAACACCCCATCACCCAGAATTACACCAACACCCCACCACCCAGAATTACACCAACACCCCATCACCCAGAATTACACCAACACCCCACCACCCAGAATTACACCAACACCCCACCACCCAGAATTACACCAACACCCCATCACCCAGAATTACACCAACACCCCATCACCCAGAATTACACCAACACCCCACCACCCAGAATTACACCAACACCCCATCACCCAGAATTACACCAACACCCCACCACCCAGAATTACACCCACACCCCACTACCCAGAATTAAACCCGCACCCTACCACCCAGAATTACACCAACACCCCACCATTCAGAATGACACCCGCACTACCCAGAATTACACCAACACCCCACCACCCAGAATTACACCTGCACCCCACCACCCAGAATTACACCCACACCCCACTACCCAGAATTAAACCCGCACCCTACCACCCAGAATTACACCAACACCCCACCATTCAGAATGACACCCGCACTACCCAGAATTACACCAACACCCCACCACCCAGAATTACACCTGCACCCCACCACCCAgaattacaccagcatcccaccacCCAGAATTACACCAACACCCCACCACCCAGAATTACACCCGCACTACCCAGAATTACACCAACACCCCACCACCCAGAATTACACCTGCACCCCACCACCCAgaattacaccagcatcccaccacCCAGAATTACACCAACACCCCACCACCCAGAATTACACCCGCACCCAGCATTACACCAACACCCTACCACCCAGAATTACACCCAGCCATCCAGAATTACTCCCGCACCCCACCATCCAGAATTACACCAACACCCCACCATCCAGAATTACACCCGCACCCCACCACCCAGAATTACACCAACACCCCACCACCCAGAATTACACCAACACCCCACCACCCAGAATACACCAACACCCAGAATTACACCCGCACCCCACCACCCAGAATTACACCCGCACCCCACCACCCAGAATTACACCTGCACGCCACCACCCAGAATACACCAACACCCAGAATTACACCCGCACCCCACCACCCAGAATTACACCCGCACCCCACCACCCAGAATTACACCTGCACGCCACCACCCACAATACACCAACACCCCACCACCCAGAATTACACCCGCACCCAGCCATCCAGAATTACACCCGCACCCCACCACCCAgaattacaccagcatcccaccatCAGAATTACACCAGCACCCCACCACCCACAATACACCCACCCAGAATTACACCCACACCCCACCACCCAGAATTACACCAGCACCCCACCACCCAGAATTACACCAGCACCCCACCACCCAGAATTACACCAGCACCCCACCACCCACAATACACCCACCCAGAATTACACCCACACCCCACCACCCAGAATTACACCAGCACCCCACCACCCAGAATTACATCCGCACCCTACCACCCAGAATTACACCAGCACCCCACCACCCAGAATACACCCACCCAAAATTACACCCGCACCCCACCACCCAGAATTAA